gCAAAATTACTTCTTTTGGCTGGAAATGTCATTAGAAAGTGCCCAAGTGACATTTAGCTAAACTCGGGTATTGTCTACAAGACCGGTGCTGTGACCGTTTCCAATACGGAAAGAAACGGTACTGGGAGCAGGAGTTGCTTTTACAGATATGAACAATGCCAATAGAGCCGCACATGTAATTACTGGTTCACACTCGTGGGGCCCACACGATTCCTGTGCAAAGTTTGACAAGAGGATGGAGTTTCACGTAAATGCTGCCAAAGGTGATGCGGTTTTGTTTTTGGGCAGCCTCTACCATGTTGCAAGTGCGAACCATACTGTGGCCACATAgattacaaaaaaagtcCAGGATATCTTGCAAACCTAGCTTGTTTTGTAAAcgacattgaaaaaagcgTATTAAGGTGAAACAATCAAGATTATCTATGCCgatgaaaaatgaaaggtATGATTTCTGCCACAAATATATAGTAGTTATTTTATACATCAAGATGAGAAAATAAAGGGATTTTTTCGTtcttttatcattttctctttctcaCTTCCGACTACTTCTTATATCTACTTTCATCGTTTCATTCATCGTGGGTGTCTAATAAAGTTTTAATGACAGAGATAACCTTGATAAGCTTTTTCTTATACGCTGTGTCACGTATTTATTAAATTACCACGTTTTCGCATAACATTCTGTAGTTCATGTgtactaaaaaaaaaaaaaaaaaagaaataggaAGGAAAGAGTAAAAAGTTAATAGAAAACAGAACACATCCCTAAACGAAGCCGCACAATCTTGGCGTTCACACGTGGGTTTAAAAAGGCAAATTACACAGAATTTCAGACCCTGTTTACCGGAGAGATTCCATATTCCGCACGTCACATTGCCAAATTGGTCATCTCACCAGATATGTTATACCCGTTTTGGAATGAGCATAAACAGCGTCGAATTGCCAAGTAAAACGTATATAAGCTCTTACATTTCGATAGATTCAAGCTCAGTTTCGCCTTGGTTGTAAAGtaggaagaagaagaagaagaagaggaacaacaacagcaaagAGAGCAAGAACATCATCAGAAATACCAATGTTGAAGTCAGCCGTTTATTCAATTTTAGCCGCTTCTTTGGTTAATGCAGGTACCATACCCCTCGGAAAGTTATCTGACATTGACAAAATCGGAACTCAAACGGAAATTTTCCCATTTTTGGGTGGTTCTGGGCCATACTACTCTTTCCCTGGTGATTATGGTATTTCTCGTGATTTGCCGGAAAGTTGTGAAATGAAGCAAGTGCAAATGGTTGGTAGACACGGTGAAAGATACCCCACTGTCAGCAAAGCCAAAAGTATCATGACAACATGGTACAAATTGAGTAACTATACCGGTCAATTCAGCGGAGCATTGTCTTTCTTGAACGATGACTacgaatttttcattcgtGACACCAAAAACCTAGAAATGGAAACCACACTTGCCAATTCGGTCAATGTTTTGAACCCATATACCGGTGAGATGAATGCTAAGAGACACGCTCGTGATTTCTTGGCGCAATATGGCTACATGGTCGAAAACCAAACCAGTTTTGCCGTTTTTACGTCTAACTCGAACAGATGTCATGATACTGCCCAGTATTTCATTGACGGTTTGGGTGATAAATTCAACATATCCTTGCAAACCATCAGTGAAGCCGAGTCTGCTGGTGCCAATACTCTGAGTGCCCACCATTCGTGTCCTGCTTGGGACGATGATGTCAACGATgacattttgaaaaaatatgataCCAAATATTTGAGTGGTATTGCCAAGAGATTAAACAAGGAAAACAAGGGTTTGAATCTGACTTCAAGTGATGCAAACACTTTTTTTGCATGGTGTGCATATGAAATAAACGCTAGAGGTTACAGTGACATCTGTAACATCTTCACCAAAGATGAATTGGTCCGTTTCTCCTACGGCCAAGACTTGGAAACTTATTATCAAACGGGACCAGGCTATGACGTCGTCAGATCCGTCGGTGCCAACTTGTTCAACGCTTCAGTGAAACTACTAAAGGA
This genomic window from Saccharomyces cerevisiae S288C chromosome I, complete sequence contains:
- the PHO11 gene encoding acid phosphatase PHO11 (One of three repressible acid phosphatases; glycoprotein that is transported to the cell surface by the secretory pathway; induced by phosphate starvation and coordinately regulated by PHO4 and PHO2; PHO11 has a paralog, PHO12, that arose from a segmental duplication); translation: MLKSAVYSILAASLVNAGTIPLGKLSDIDKIGTQTEIFPFLGGSGPYYSFPGDYGISRDLPESCEMKQVQMVGRHGERYPTVSKAKSIMTTWYKLSNYTGQFSGALSFLNDDYEFFIRDTKNLEMETTLANSVNVLNPYTGEMNAKRHARDFLAQYGYMVENQTSFAVFTSNSNRCHDTAQYFIDGLGDKFNISLQTISEAESAGANTLSAHHSCPAWDDDVNDDILKKYDTKYLSGIAKRLNKENKGLNLTSSDANTFFAWCAYEINARGYSDICNIFTKDELVRFSYGQDLETYYQTGPGYDVVRSVGANLFNASVKLLKESEVQDQKVWLSFTHDTDILNYLTTIGIIDDKNNLTAEHVPFMENTFHRSWYVPQGARVYTEKFQCSNDTYVRYVINDAVVPIETCSTGPGFSCEINDFYDYAEKRVAGTDFLKVCNVSSVSNSTELTFFWDWNTKHYNDTLLKQ